From the genome of Chroicocephalus ridibundus chromosome 1, bChrRid1.1, whole genome shotgun sequence, one region includes:
- the MYF5 gene encoding myogenic factor 5, with protein MEVMDSCQFSPSELFYDSSCLSSPDGEFPEDFEPRDLPAFGAHEPPEPACSEEEEHVRAPTGHHQAGHCLMWACKACKRKSTTMDRRKAATMRERRRLKKVNQAFETLKRCTTANPNQRLPKVEILRNAIRYIESLQELLREQVENYYHLPGQSCSEPTSPTSSCSDGMADCGSPVWSARSSSFDSVYCSEMARGYAAEQSSLSSLDCLSSIVDRLSPAEEPGLPLRDADSLSPSASIDSGPGTPGTPPPRRTYQAL; from the exons atggaggtgatggACAGCTGCCAGTTCTCCCCCTCCGAGCTCTTCTATGacagctcctgcctctcctcgCCGGACGGCGAGTTCCCCGAGGACTTCGAGCCCAGGGACCTGCCCGCCTTCGGCGCTCACGAACCCCCCGAGCCCGCCTGCTCCGAGGAAGAGGAGCATGTCCGAGCTCCCACCGGCCACCACCAGGCCGGCCACTGCCTCATGTGGGCTTGCAAAGCTTGCAAGAGAAAATCCACCACAATGGACCGGCGGAAGGCGGCCACcatgagggagaggaggaggctgaagaaAGTGAACCAGGCTTTTGAGACCCTGAAGAGATGCACCACTGCCAACCCCAACCAAAGACTCCCCAAAGTAGAGATCCTGAGAAACGCCATCAGATACATCGAGAGCCTCCAGGAGCTCTTGAGGGAACAGGTAGAAAACTACTATCACCTGCCGGGACAGAGCTGCTCCGAACCGACCAGCCCCACTTCCAGCTGCTCCGATGGGATG GCCGACTGCGGCAGCCCCGTCTGGTCGGCGAGAAGCAGCAGCTTCGACTCCGTCTACTGCTCCGAGATGGCCCGCG GGTATGCCGCCGAGCAGAGCAGCCTCTCCAGCCTGGACTGCCTCTCCAGCATCGTGGACCGCCTCTCCCCGgcggaggagccggggctgcccctcCGCGACGCCGACTCCCTCTCGCCCAGCGCCAGCATCGACTCCGGGCCGGGGACGCCCGGGACGCCGCCGCCCCGACGGACCTACCAGGCGCTCTGA
- the MYF6 gene encoding myogenic factor 6 has protein sequence MMMDLFETGSYFFYLDGENGALQQLEMAEGSPLYPGSDGTLSPCQDQMPPEAGSDSSGEEHVLAPPGLQPPHCPGQCLIWACKTCKRKSAPTDRRKAATLRERRRLKKINEAFEALKRRTVANPNQRLPKVEILRSAISYIERLQDLLHRLDQQDKMQEIGGDPFSFSPKQGNVPSSDFLSTCSSDWQSVSDHSRALGVSPKEGSSIVESSASSSLRCLSSIVDSISSEEPKLPSAEEVVEK, from the exons ATGATGATGGACCTTTTTGAAACTGGCTCCTATTTCTTCTACTTGGACGGGGAGAatggagctctgcagcagctggagatggCCGAGGGATCCCCGCTGTATCCAGGGAGCGATGGCACTTTGTCCCCCTGTCAGGACCAAATGCCGCCAGAGGCTGGCAGTGACAGCAGTGGAGAGGAGCATGTGCTGGCACCCCCGGGACTACAACCCCCTCACTGCCCCGGACAGTGTTTGATCTGGGCTTGTAAAACTTGCAAGAGAAAGTCGGCCCCCACGGACAGACGGAAAGCAGCCACCCTGCGGGAGAGGAGGAGACTGAAGAAGATCAACGAAGCCTTCGAGGCTCTGAAAAGGCGGACTGTGGCGAACCCTAACCAGAGGCTGCCCAAGGTGGAGATCCTGAGGAGCGCCATCAGCTACATCGAGAGGCTGCAGGACCTCTTGCACAGGCTGGATCAGCAGGACAAAATGCAGGAGATCGGGGGAGACCCCTTCAGCTTCAGCCCCAAGCAGGGAAAT GTCCCCAGCTCGGACTTCCTCAGCACCTGCAGCTCCGACTGGCAAAGCGTTTCTGACCATTCCCGAGCCCTGGGAGTCAGCCCCAAGGAAG GAAGCTCCATCGTCGAGTCGTCGGCCTCCAGCAGCCTTCGATGCCTCTCCTCCATAGTGGACAGTATTTCTTCCGAGGAGCCCAAACTGCCCAGCGCGGAGGAAGTGGTGGAGAAATAA